The sequence TGTCGTCAAAATAGAAGCCGGTGGTGGGATCGATCCCGCGCACCGCGCCGACCATTTCCGATCCGAACAGGATATTCTTGTTCTCGATGACATCCGCCAGCAGGTCGACGCCCGGCTGGTGATAGACGCACGTATCGAAATAGACGTTGTTCATCAGGTGGCCCGAAAGATCGGGCTTCTTGAGCATGTCGGCCAGCCCGCGATAGCGCCCCCAGTGATAGGGCACCGCGCCGCCGCCGTGCGGGATGATGAAGCGCAACGTCGGGAAGCGGCTGAACAGATCGCCTTCGAGCAATTGCATGAACGCGATAGTGTCGGCCGCGATGTAATACCCGCCGGTGGCGTGCATCGCCGGGTTGCACGAGCCCGAGACGTGGATCATCGCAGGAACGTCGAGTTCCACCATCTTCTCGTAGAACGGGAACCAGTATTCGTGCGTGAGCGGCGGATGGGTGAAGTGTCCGCCGCCCGGATCGGGGTTGAGGTTGCAGCCGATGAAGCCCAACTCGTTCACACAGCGCTCAAGTTCGGCAATCGAACTGGTCATGTCCGCTTCAGGCGACTGCGGCAACATGCATACGCCAGCGAAAATATCGGGATAAAGGCCGACGACGCGGGCGATCAGGTCGTTGCAGACTTGCGCCCACTTTACCGCAACCGACTGGTCACCGACATGCGGGGCCATGGCCGAGGCGCGGGGCGAGAAGATCGTCATGTCCGCGCCGCGTTCCTTCAGCAGGCGCAGCTGGTTCGATTCAATCGTCTCGCGGATTTCGTCATCCGATATGTCGGGATAGGCGGGGCATTCGGTGCCTGCCTTGAACGCGGCCTTCTGCTTTTCGCGCCATTCGTCATGCGCCTTTGGCAGCACGGTGTAATGGCCGTGGCAGTCGATGATCATGGTCATCAGGCTTCAGTCCTCTCTGCGTGGAAGGGTATGGTCTTTCCGGCCTGCTCGCGCTGGCGCTGAACGGTGCCGCTGGTCATCAGCGGTTCGATGCCGAGGCCGATGAGCGTCTTGGCTGACTCTTCCATTTCAGCGGCACGGCGAAGGCCGTGCGTTGTCATCCGCTCGACATTGTATTCCGCGCGGGTGAACCAGCTTTCGCTCTTCTCGCTGGCGTCGAGCGAGGACAGCACCTCATCGACCACATCGGCCTTGGTGGCCGCAAGCATCATTTCAGCCGTCAGCGCCTCGACGCCCTTGACCATGATCGAGCGGATCATCTTGATCGCGCTGGCACGCCCTATTTCGGTCCCGACGATGCGGGTCTTGGTGAAGCCTGCTGCACGGAGCATCGCTTCGGCCTGGGCCGCATCCTTGCCCGAGAGCAGCAGCGGCACGTTCATCCGTGCAGGATTGACAGGGGCGAGCACCGCGACATCGACATAGCGCCCGCCTGCGGCCTCGACGGCACGGGCGGCGGCCCGCTTGGTATCGGGGGCGACCGAGTTCATGTCACACCAGATTGCGCCCGCTTGCAACAACGGGGCATAGTCCTGCGCGACCGGTAGCGCGGAATCGGCGGTGACCAGGCTCAGGACAAGATCGGCATCGGACAGCGCGCAGTCGGCGGTGGCGCAAGCAACGACGCCTGCGCGCTCCATCTCGGCGCGGCGTGCAGGGTTGAGATCATAGGCCAGCGCGGCGGATTCCCAACCGGCAGCAAGGGCAAAGGTAGACCCGGCCTCTCCGAAGCCGATCAGGGCAATTGTGCTCTCCATGGCGCGATGTCCTGCGTTGCGCGCGGCAAGCCCACAAATGCAAACATCGCCTGCCCCATAAATTTATGCAAAGCCTTCCTGCGCCACCTGCCGCAGCAACGCGGTGAACGCCGCCTGCGGTGCAGTGGGCCGCCAGCCCTCGCGCGTGGTGATGCCGATCGTGCGCGCGACTGGCACTGGAGTTGGTTTCGTGGCGAGAACACCTGCCTGAAGTTCGACCGCGAGTTGGGCGGGCGACAGGAGGGTTAGCGCGTCTGAGCCCAGCAGGAGTTGGCGCACGGTGAGGACCGATCCGCATTCGATGGAGACGTGGGGCGGTTCAGCGCCCGTGGTGCGCATCATGTCCTCCCAGTAGTGGCGCAAGGGGGTGTCGCGCGCGGGGAGTATCCACGGGTAGCAGGCGAGCGCTTCTCCGCCAGCCTCGGCCATTGCCAGCAGCGGATGGCCTGCGCGCATGACCAGCGCGGGCTGATCCTCGAACACCGCCTCCTGATGCAGATCATCGAGCGCGGCGGCTTCGCGCAGCGCGCCAAGCATCATGTCCACTTCGCCATCGCGCAAAGGGCCGGACAGTTCGGAATGACTGCCTTCAACCACGGCGACATCGACGCCGGGGTACGCATTGGCGAAGCGCAAGATAGTTTCGGGGAGCCAGCGGGCGCGGCTGAGCGGCATCGCGCCGACAACGATCCGGCCGGCCGCCTTGCCTTGCCAAGCGGCGACCTCAGCGAGGCCCGAGCGCAGTTCTGCCATGGCGAGGCCGAAGCCGCGCGCGCGGCGCTCTCCGGCGGGGGTGAGCATGACGGAACGGCCCCGCCGGTCCACCAACCGCTGACCAAGCGCCACCGACAGATCGGCGACGGCGCGGTGCAGCGAGGCGGACGACAGGCCGGTTGCTTCTGCCGCCACGGCATAGCTTCCGGCGCGGGCCAGCGCCAGAAAGGCG is a genomic window of Novosphingobium sp. MMS21-SN21R containing:
- a CDS encoding LysR family transcriptional regulator, which codes for MTEAAVNIRHIAAFAATVRHGSVTRAARAVNLTQPALTQAISRLEEHLGCTLFIRGSSGMSPTEPSLLLSPRAEAAIGHVGSPRVTGTQVRAFLALARAGSYAVAAEATGLSSASLHRAVADLSVALGQRLVDRRGRSVMLTPAGERRARGFGLAMAELRSGLAEVAAWQGKAAGRIVVGAMPLSRARWLPETILRFANAYPGVDVAVVEGSHSELSGPLRDGEVDMMLGALREAAALDDLHQEAVFEDQPALVMRAGHPLLAMAEAGGEALACYPWILPARDTPLRHYWEDMMRTTGAEPPHVSIECGSVLTVRQLLLGSDALTLLSPAQLAVELQAGVLATKPTPVPVARTIGITTREGWRPTAPQAAFTALLRQVAQEGFA
- a CDS encoding DUF1932 domain-containing protein — encoded protein: MESTIALIGFGEAGSTFALAAGWESAALAYDLNPARRAEMERAGVVACATADCALSDADLVLSLVTADSALPVAQDYAPLLQAGAIWCDMNSVAPDTKRAAARAVEAAGGRYVDVAVLAPVNPARMNVPLLLSGKDAAQAEAMLRAAGFTKTRIVGTEIGRASAIKMIRSIMVKGVEALTAEMMLAATKADVVDEVLSSLDASEKSESWFTRAEYNVERMTTHGLRRAAEMEESAKTLIGLGIEPLMTSGTVQRQREQAGKTIPFHAERTEA
- a CDS encoding amidohydrolase family protein, with amino-acid sequence MTMIIDCHGHYTVLPKAHDEWREKQKAAFKAGTECPAYPDISDDEIRETIESNQLRLLKERGADMTIFSPRASAMAPHVGDQSVAVKWAQVCNDLIARVVGLYPDIFAGVCMLPQSPEADMTSSIAELERCVNELGFIGCNLNPDPGGGHFTHPPLTHEYWFPFYEKMVELDVPAMIHVSGSCNPAMHATGGYYIAADTIAFMQLLEGDLFSRFPTLRFIIPHGGGAVPYHWGRYRGLADMLKKPDLSGHLMNNVYFDTCVYHQPGVDLLADVIENKNILFGSEMVGAVRGIDPTTGFYFDDTKRYVDALDISDAERHAIFEGNARRVFPRLDAKLKERGL